A stretch of Edaphobacter lichenicola DNA encodes these proteins:
- a CDS encoding metal-dependent hydrolase family protein produces the protein MKKLLCGLVGGLVGGLGCGLVAGFAASAICLAQDAAPAKHVVVLHAARMLDVAAGKLVAPGEVLVEGERIVAVGPQVERPAGAEMIDLGDATLMPGLIDAHVHLFLHPGAEDLQTVQESVPERTLIAAGAAKADLMAGFTAERDMGTEGAGCADVAVRNAINSGLIPGPRMRMSCNAIDLTGGHEDAIGYNPAQRVLSNADYADSSEEIVKVMREQRKGGADFTKVYETGRDLFHDGGFETPYQYTEAELAAAVKEAERTGGGAGSGRGVAVHATGEPGTGFAVAAGVASVDHAYQLSDATMKAMKEKQIYAVPTFAIAEYFAEHAATPARAEWDRTEQTYHAAEFKKQLAAGVPMVVGSDVGPFPHGTQARELELMVEFGMKPAAVLQADLLNGARLLGWAGKIGELKAGYFADVIAVPGDPLVDISATTKVSFVMKNGVVYKRP, from the coding sequence ATGAAAAAACTTCTTTGTGGGCTTGTCGGTGGGCTTGTCGGTGGGCTTGGATGCGGGTTGGTTGCTGGTTTTGCGGCGTCGGCGATTTGCTTGGCGCAGGATGCGGCGCCAGCTAAGCATGTGGTGGTGCTGCATGCGGCTCGGATGCTGGATGTGGCTGCGGGGAAGTTGGTGGCTCCGGGTGAGGTGCTGGTGGAAGGAGAGAGGATTGTTGCGGTGGGTCCGCAGGTGGAGCGGCCTGCTGGCGCGGAGATGATTGATTTGGGGGACGCGACGTTGATGCCGGGGTTGATTGATGCGCATGTGCATCTGTTTCTGCATCCGGGGGCGGAAGATCTGCAGACGGTGCAGGAGAGTGTGCCGGAGCGGACTTTGATCGCGGCGGGCGCGGCGAAGGCGGATCTGATGGCGGGGTTTACCGCTGAGCGCGATATGGGCACCGAAGGCGCGGGCTGTGCGGACGTTGCGGTGCGGAATGCGATCAACTCCGGGTTGATTCCGGGGCCGCGGATGCGGATGAGCTGCAATGCGATTGATTTGACGGGTGGGCATGAGGATGCGATCGGGTATAACCCGGCGCAGAGGGTGCTCTCGAATGCGGACTATGCGGATTCGAGTGAGGAGATTGTGAAGGTGATGCGGGAGCAGCGGAAGGGTGGGGCGGACTTTACGAAGGTGTATGAGACGGGCAGGGATTTGTTTCATGATGGCGGGTTTGAGACACCGTATCAGTACACGGAGGCGGAGCTTGCAGCGGCGGTGAAAGAGGCCGAGCGGACGGGCGGTGGTGCGGGTTCTGGGCGTGGGGTTGCAGTGCATGCCACGGGGGAGCCGGGGACGGGGTTTGCGGTGGCGGCGGGCGTGGCTTCGGTGGATCATGCGTATCAGTTGAGCGATGCGACGATGAAGGCGATGAAGGAGAAGCAGATTTATGCAGTGCCGACGTTTGCGATTGCGGAGTACTTTGCGGAACATGCGGCTACTCCGGCGCGGGCGGAGTGGGATCGCACGGAGCAGACCTACCATGCGGCGGAGTTCAAGAAGCAGCTGGCGGCGGGAGTGCCGATGGTGGTGGGGAGCGATGTGGGGCCGTTTCCGCATGGGACTCAGGCGCGTGAGCTGGAGTTGATGGTGGAGTTTGGCATGAAGCCGGCTGCGGTGTTGCAGGCGGATCTGTTGAATGGTGCGAGGCTACTGGGTTGGGCGGGAAAGATTGGGGAGTTGAAGGCTGGATACTTTGCGGACGTGATCGCGGTGCCGGGAGATCCGCTGGTGGATATTTCGGCGACTACGAAGGTTTCGTTTGTGATGAAGAACGGGGTGGTTTACAAGCGGCCTTGA
- a CDS encoding amidohydrolase family protein yields the protein MPPHLPVLLRRTLVLVTILISPAFAANPKLIIRNARIMTMAANQREPINGYLSIAPDGTILAVAAGEPPATLHADKIIDAHGDLMIPGFISAHSHLWQAAYRGLAADKTLPGWIDDLYGVHASKASPEDMYWFALLGSLDHLEHGITTAYNFTYGGRAKTAELNNQFEEAQFRGAAESGIRFVHSYGPDRMSPAITIDQARTRLKTFLDWTANQPPDPRFLSVMISGMTAFNNTYQQSVMEAAMMKEFHLGNQTHYIEAPDDQGEQRSKFRWLMDSGLLTNQLIFGHFIHTDDFILQQTSQAGASMSWNPLSNGRLASGVADIPKYLKMGIRVGMGVDGEASADLADPFENMRTGLYAIHDKYEDATIMSPYQVLWLHTMGSADVLNVKDKLGSLEPGKFADLLLINPKRLGVSLEDPYANLVLIAAERDIDSVYVGGELMVEHNQLLHHDLDKVQSESNRRVLAQH from the coding sequence ATGCCCCCTCATCTTCCAGTCCTCCTTCGCCGGACACTCGTCCTCGTCACAATCCTCATCTCCCCCGCATTCGCCGCGAATCCCAAACTCATCATCCGCAACGCCCGCATCATGACCATGGCCGCCAACCAGCGCGAACCCATCAACGGCTATCTCTCCATCGCACCAGACGGCACCATCCTGGCCGTCGCCGCCGGAGAACCGCCCGCAACTCTCCACGCCGACAAGATCATCGACGCCCACGGCGACCTCATGATCCCCGGCTTCATCTCCGCGCACAGCCACCTCTGGCAGGCAGCCTACCGAGGTCTCGCCGCCGACAAGACCCTGCCCGGCTGGATCGACGATCTCTACGGAGTCCACGCCTCCAAAGCCTCCCCGGAAGATATGTACTGGTTCGCTCTCCTCGGCTCGCTCGACCACCTCGAGCACGGCATCACCACCGCCTACAACTTCACCTACGGTGGCCGAGCCAAAACCGCCGAGTTGAACAATCAGTTCGAAGAAGCCCAGTTCCGCGGGGCAGCCGAGTCCGGCATCCGCTTCGTGCACAGCTACGGCCCCGACCGCATGTCTCCCGCCATCACCATCGACCAGGCCCGCACACGCCTCAAGACCTTCCTCGACTGGACCGCCAATCAACCACCCGACCCCCGCTTCCTCAGCGTCATGATCAGCGGCATGACCGCCTTCAACAACACCTACCAGCAGTCCGTCATGGAAGCCGCCATGATGAAGGAGTTCCACCTCGGCAACCAAACCCACTACATTGAAGCGCCCGACGACCAAGGCGAACAGCGTTCCAAATTCCGCTGGCTCATGGACAGCGGCCTGCTCACCAACCAGCTCATCTTCGGCCACTTCATTCACACCGACGACTTCATCCTCCAGCAGACCTCTCAGGCCGGAGCCTCCATGTCGTGGAACCCGCTCTCGAACGGCCGCCTCGCCTCAGGTGTCGCCGATATACCGAAGTACCTCAAGATGGGCATCCGCGTCGGCATGGGCGTCGATGGCGAAGCCAGCGCCGACCTCGCCGACCCCTTCGAAAACATGCGCACCGGCCTCTACGCCATCCACGACAAGTACGAAGACGCCACCATCATGAGCCCCTACCAGGTCCTCTGGCTCCACACCATGGGCTCAGCCGACGTCCTCAACGTCAAAGACAAACTAGGCTCCCTCGAACCCGGCAAGTTCGCCGACCTCCTCCTCATCAACCCGAAGCGTCTCGGCGTCTCCCTCGAAGACCCCTACGCCAACCTCGTCCTCATCGCAGCCGAACGCGACATCGACAGCGTCTACGTCGGTGGCGAGCTCATGGTCGAGCACAATCAACTCCTCCACCACGACCTGGACAAAGTGCAATCAGAATCCAACCGCCGAGTCCTCGCGCAACACTAA